A region of Massilia sp. WG5 DNA encodes the following proteins:
- a CDS encoding Ppx/GppA phosphatase family protein, giving the protein MYAAVDLGSNSFRLHIGEPIAGQMHIVRTARDPIRLAAGLGPDGALTVEAMETAVRSLRDFSAILRQYRLDAVRVVATNTMRVATNAEALLPRLEAAVGYPIEVISGEEEGRLIYMGVSAALAKPGEQRLVIDVGGGSTEVIAGRGDEIQLVDSFSTGTHPQSAVYFPGGVIGAAAFDAAVNAARARFEDAADQYRAHGWQAVYGSSGTIRAIHEVISRNRLGDGAMSFDSLLALRDKLVAAGHADAFDLPGIKRERVIVMAGGLSVLIGAMQEFGVRAMTAINAGLRLGVLSDFELRAHRSDRRDSAVQDCMRRFGVDQERARRTASIARQLFNRLGAGDDSLCRYLLWSCMLHEVGQAVSHTGAHKHAAYIVEHADLPGFTNREQRLMSSIVLAQKGNLRKVREALGAPDQARAILAMRLAAVFMHARVDGDVDALRLRMKNRIEIDTPRGWLGQHPTVAAWFEKEAVAWGEVGIGFQLGQV; this is encoded by the coding sequence ATGTACGCAGCAGTCGACCTCGGATCCAACAGCTTCCGCCTCCACATCGGCGAACCCATCGCCGGCCAGATGCACATCGTCCGTACCGCGCGCGATCCGATCCGGCTCGCGGCCGGGCTGGGGCCGGACGGCGCGCTCACGGTCGAGGCGATGGAGACGGCGGTGCGCAGCCTGCGCGACTTCAGCGCGATCCTGCGCCAGTACCGCCTGGACGCGGTGCGGGTGGTCGCCACCAACACCATGCGGGTGGCCACCAATGCCGAGGCCCTGTTGCCGCGCCTGGAGGCGGCGGTCGGCTATCCGATCGAGGTCATCTCCGGCGAGGAAGAGGGGCGCCTGATCTACATGGGCGTGTCCGCCGCCCTTGCGAAGCCGGGCGAGCAGCGCCTGGTGATCGACGTCGGCGGCGGCTCGACCGAGGTGATCGCCGGCCGCGGCGACGAGATCCAGCTGGTCGACTCCTTCAGCACCGGCACCCATCCGCAAAGCGCCGTCTACTTCCCCGGCGGGGTCATCGGCGCCGCCGCCTTCGATGCCGCCGTCAACGCCGCCCGTGCGCGCTTCGAGGATGCCGCCGACCAGTACCGCGCGCACGGCTGGCAGGCCGTGTACGGCTCGTCGGGCACGATCCGCGCGATCCACGAAGTCATCTCGCGCAACCGGCTCGGCGACGGCGCCATGTCCTTCGACAGCCTGCTGGCGCTGCGCGACAAGCTGGTCGCGGCCGGCCACGCCGACGCCTTCGACCTGCCGGGCATCAAGCGCGAGCGCGTGATCGTGATGGCGGGCGGGCTCAGCGTGCTGATCGGCGCGATGCAGGAATTCGGGGTGCGCGCGATGACCGCGATTAACGCCGGCCTGCGCCTCGGGGTGCTGTCCGACTTCGAACTGCGCGCGCACCGCAGCGACCGCCGCGACAGCGCGGTCCAGGATTGCATGCGCCGCTTCGGGGTGGACCAGGAGCGCGCCCGGCGCACGGCGTCGATCGCACGCCAGCTGTTCAACCGGCTCGGGGCCGGCGACGACAGCCTGTGCCGCTACCTGCTGTGGAGCTGCATGCTGCACGAGGTCGGCCAGGCGGTCTCGCACACCGGCGCGCACAAGCACGCCGCCTACATCGTCGAGCACGCCGACCTGCCGGGCTTCACCAACCGCGAGCAGCGCCTGATGAGCAGCATCGTGCTGGCCCAGAAGGGGAACCTGCGCAAGGTGAGGGAAGCGCTGGGCGCGCCCGACCAGGCGCGCGCGATCCTGGCGATGCGCCTGGCCGCCGTGTTCATGCACGCGCGCGTGGACGGCGACGTCGACGCGCTGCGCCTGCGCATGAAGAACCGCATCGAGATCGACACCCCGCGCGGCTGGCTCGGGCAGCATCCGACGGTGGCGGCGTGGTTCGAGAAGGAGGCCGTGGCCTGGGGCGAGGTCGGGATCGGCTTCCAGCTTGGCCAGGTTTAA
- a CDS encoding histidine phosphatase family protein: MELILWRHAEAEPHKPDALADQLRVLTPKGSRHASRVGAWLDRQLPANCRILSSPATRCVQTAEGLGRKFQTVEALNTDSSPQAILEAAGWPNARLPVVVVGHNPLLGQVASLIFSGQVQDWKIRKASVFWIAHKGEEDPAPFVRLAVGPDIVGKLR, encoded by the coding sequence ATGGAACTGATCCTGTGGCGCCACGCCGAGGCTGAGCCACACAAACCGGACGCGCTGGCCGACCAGCTGCGCGTGCTGACCCCCAAGGGATCGCGCCATGCCTCGCGCGTCGGCGCCTGGCTCGACCGCCAGCTGCCGGCCAACTGCCGCATCCTGTCCAGCCCCGCCACCCGCTGCGTGCAGACCGCCGAGGGCCTGGGGCGCAAGTTCCAGACGGTCGAGGCCCTGAACACGGACTCGAGCCCGCAAGCCATCCTCGAGGCCGCCGGCTGGCCGAACGCGCGCCTGCCGGTGGTCGTCGTCGGCCACAACCCGCTGCTGGGCCAGGTCGCCTCGCTCATCTTCAGCGGCCAGGTGCAGGACTGGAAGATCCGCAAGGCCAGCGTGTTCTGGATCGCGCACAAGGGCGAGGAGGATCCGGCGCCCTTCGTGCGCCTGGCGGTCGGTCCGGATATCGTCGGCAAGTTGCGCTGA
- the ppk1 gene encoding polyphosphate kinase 1: protein MDMKLKPDEALSALNVDSPAQFLNREISLLEFNRRVLAQAEDPSLPLLERLRFLCIVSSNLDEFFEVRVASLLAQHHHQAGTGSIGGIDDLPSVNLEGTSEECRQIIARQYALLNDEILPRLSDNGIHLLRRSDRNAAQKAWVKQYFDKEVRPLLTPVGLDPAHPFPRVINKSLNFIIELAGKDAFGRGTGIAVMKAPRVLPRVIRLPDELSDKPGASFCLLSSVIQAHMSDLFTGREVVSYSQFRVTRNSDLWVDEEEVKNLRQALQSELHSRNYGFAVRLEVGRGCPRHLSDFLLDQFSIDRSRLFSVDGPVNMGRLLEIVNSNARPDLKFTPFVPGFPAKLVNYHDIFAVLDRQDVLLHHPFQSFEPVIDFIRCAAADPNVVAIKQTIYRAGSDSELMDALIEASLSGKEVTVIVELMARFDEEANINWAERLEEAGAQVVYGVVGLKTHAKLALVLRRESQGLRRYAHLGTGNYNTTTAKHYTDFGLLTSNEEITADVNEVFIHLTSMTRPTQLNSIWLAPFSLQKEVVKAIRQEAAIARDGKPARIIAKMNSLTDESVIRALYDASNDGVRIDLIVRGACSLRPGVPGLSANIRVRSIVGRFLEHSRIFYFRNKLKHDVYLSSADWMNRNLFRRVEIAFPIHSPALKKRVIREGLQVYLKDNVDAWELGSDGHYRRRKPRGSQPPYSAQQTLMATLGLAADANNKENEHGTDPVAPRRG from the coding sequence ATGGACATGAAGTTGAAACCGGACGAGGCGCTGTCCGCGCTGAACGTCGACAGCCCGGCGCAGTTCTTGAACCGGGAAATATCGCTGCTGGAATTTAACCGGCGTGTGCTGGCCCAGGCCGAGGATCCGTCCTTGCCGCTGCTGGAGCGCCTGCGCTTCCTGTGCATCGTCAGCAGCAACCTCGACGAATTCTTCGAAGTGCGGGTCGCCAGCCTGCTGGCCCAGCACCACCACCAGGCCGGCACCGGCAGCATCGGCGGCATCGACGACCTCCCCAGCGTCAACCTGGAAGGCACCAGCGAGGAATGCCGCCAGATCATCGCGCGCCAGTACGCCCTGCTGAACGACGAGATCCTGCCGCGCCTGTCCGACAACGGCATCCACCTGCTGCGCCGCTCCGACCGCAACGCGGCGCAGAAGGCCTGGGTCAAGCAATACTTCGACAAGGAAGTGCGGCCCCTGCTGACGCCGGTCGGCCTGGACCCGGCCCACCCCTTCCCGCGGGTGATCAACAAGAGCCTGAACTTCATCATCGAACTGGCCGGCAAGGACGCCTTCGGACGCGGCACCGGGATCGCGGTCATGAAGGCGCCGCGCGTGCTGCCGCGCGTGATCCGCCTGCCGGACGAACTGTCGGACAAGCCGGGCGCCTCCTTCTGCCTGCTGTCGTCGGTGATCCAGGCCCATATGTCCGACCTGTTCACCGGGCGCGAAGTGGTGTCCTACTCGCAGTTCCGCGTAACCCGCAACAGCGACCTGTGGGTCGACGAGGAAGAAGTCAAGAACCTGCGCCAGGCCCTGCAGAGCGAACTCCACAGCCGCAACTACGGCTTCGCGGTGCGCCTGGAGGTGGGCCGCGGCTGCCCGCGCCACCTGTCCGACTTCCTGCTCGACCAGTTCTCGATCGACCGCTCGCGGCTGTTCAGTGTCGACGGCCCCGTCAACATGGGCCGCCTGCTGGAGATCGTCAACAGCAATGCGCGGCCCGACCTGAAATTCACGCCTTTCGTGCCGGGCTTCCCGGCCAAGCTGGTGAACTACCACGATATCTTTGCCGTGCTCGACCGCCAGGATGTGCTGCTGCACCATCCCTTCCAGTCCTTCGAGCCGGTCATCGACTTCATCCGTTGCGCCGCCGCCGATCCGAACGTGGTCGCGATCAAGCAGACCATCTACCGCGCCGGCTCGGATTCCGAGCTGATGGACGCGCTGATCGAAGCCTCCCTGAGCGGCAAGGAAGTCACCGTGATCGTCGAGCTGATGGCGCGCTTCGACGAGGAAGCCAACATCAACTGGGCCGAGCGCCTGGAGGAAGCCGGCGCCCAGGTGGTGTACGGCGTGGTCGGCCTGAAGACCCATGCCAAGCTGGCCCTGGTGCTGCGCCGCGAGTCGCAGGGCCTGCGCCGCTACGCCCACCTCGGCACCGGCAACTACAACACCACCACCGCCAAGCATTACACCGACTTCGGCCTGCTGACCTCGAACGAGGAGATCACGGCCGACGTCAACGAAGTCTTCATCCACCTCACCAGCATGACGCGCCCGACCCAGCTCAACAGTATCTGGCTGGCGCCGTTCTCGCTGCAGAAGGAAGTGGTGAAGGCGATCCGCCAGGAAGCGGCGATCGCGCGCGACGGCAAGCCGGCGCGCATCATCGCCAAGATGAATTCGCTGACCGACGAATCGGTGATCCGCGCCCTGTACGACGCCTCGAACGACGGCGTGCGCATCGACCTGATCGTGCGCGGCGCCTGCTCGCTGCGGCCCGGCGTGCCGGGACTGTCCGCGAACATCCGGGTACGCTCGATCGTCGGCCGCTTCCTCGAGCACAGCCGCATCTTCTACTTCCGCAACAAGCTGAAGCACGACGTCTACCTCAGCAGCGCCGACTGGATGAACCGCAACCTGTTCCGCCGCGTCGAGATCGCCTTCCCGATCCATTCGCCGGCACTGAAGAAACGGGTGATCCGCGAAGGCCTGCAGGTCTACCTGAAGGACAACGTCGACGCCTGGGAACTGGGCAGCGACGGCCACTACCGGCGCCGCAAGCCGCGTGGCAGCCAGCCGCCCTACAGCGCCCAGCAGACCCTGATGGCGACGCTGGGCCTGGCGGCCGACGCCAACAACAAGGAAAACGAACATGGAACTGATCCTGTGGCGCCACGCCGAGGCTGA
- a CDS encoding LysR substrate-binding domain-containing protein, whose product MLRISLDALLTVDTIARRGSFSAAAKELFRVPSTISYTVSKLEEDLGVQLFERFGPRVVLTAAGEELLKEGRYLLKAAGDLESRVRRVASGWETEFTIGIDSALSPLGLRDDIAAFYEVADQTRLRIVKEALSGTWESLLDRRVDFLAGAAGEGPSGGGYTAEPIGKLSFVFAVAPTHPLAAVRHRLGKAELSAHRAVSVADSVRLLQARTVGLLFGQDTLTVPDMQTKYDFQLAGLGFGFLPEAWARPAIEAGRLVVKEVEEPRPDETVFMAWRTGEEGAALKWWRERLRAAPPVARMLARI is encoded by the coding sequence ATGTTAAGAATCAGCCTGGACGCCCTCCTCACCGTCGACACCATCGCCCGCCGCGGCAGCTTTTCCGCCGCCGCCAAGGAGCTGTTCCGGGTGCCTTCGACGATCTCCTATACCGTATCGAAGCTCGAGGAAGACCTCGGCGTGCAGCTGTTCGAACGCTTCGGCCCGCGGGTGGTGCTCACCGCGGCCGGCGAAGAACTGCTGAAGGAAGGCCGCTACCTGCTGAAGGCGGCCGGCGACCTCGAAAGCCGGGTGCGCCGCGTCGCTTCCGGCTGGGAGACCGAATTCACGATCGGGATCGACTCGGCGCTCTCGCCGCTGGGCCTGCGCGACGACATCGCCGCCTTCTACGAGGTGGCGGACCAGACCCGCCTGCGGATCGTGAAGGAAGCCCTGTCCGGCACCTGGGAGAGCCTGCTCGACCGCCGCGTCGACTTCCTGGCCGGCGCCGCCGGCGAAGGCCCGTCCGGCGGCGGCTATACCGCGGAACCGATCGGCAAGCTGTCCTTCGTGTTCGCGGTGGCGCCCACGCACCCGCTGGCGGCGGTGCGGCACCGCCTGGGCAAGGCCGAACTCAGCGCGCACCGTGCGGTGTCGGTGGCCGATTCGGTGCGCCTGCTGCAGGCGCGCACCGTGGGCCTGCTGTTCGGGCAGGACACCCTCACCGTCCCCGACATGCAGACCAAGTACGATTTCCAGCTGGCCGGCCTCGGCTTCGGCTTCCTGCCCGAGGCCTGGGCCCGTCCCGCCATCGAGGCCGGGCGCCTGGTGGTCAAGGAGGTCGAGGAACCCCGGCCCGACGAGACCGTCTTCATGGCCTGGCGCACCGGCGAGGAAGGCGCGGCGCTGAAGTGGTGGCGCGAACGCCTGCGCGCGGCGCCGCCTGTCGCGCGCATGCTGGCGCGCATCTGA
- a CDS encoding DUF4336 domain-containing protein, which produces MLTPVAPNLWHMERGFKAAGLPVTSRMTVVRFDDGRLWLHSPVRFDDAVADQLRSLGTVAWIVAPNRAHHLFARHARRMFPDAALVGAPGLAAKRPDLAGLMELGDVVPREWQHELGQVWIRGMPFVNEVVWFHKASATLIMTDVLQCWGGELDWRTALYARLTGVRGRLDLPRTVRLVTRDRVLAAGSARMILQWPFTRVITAHNSIVERDAHALVERAFAHLGA; this is translated from the coding sequence ATGCTGACACCCGTCGCCCCCAATCTCTGGCATATGGAACGCGGCTTCAAGGCCGCCGGCCTGCCGGTCACGTCCCGCATGACGGTCGTCCGTTTCGACGACGGCCGCCTGTGGCTGCATTCGCCGGTGCGCTTCGACGACGCCGTGGCGGACCAGTTGCGCAGCCTCGGCACGGTGGCCTGGATCGTCGCCCCGAACCGCGCGCATCACCTGTTCGCCCGGCATGCCCGGCGCATGTTCCCGGACGCCGCGCTGGTCGGCGCGCCCGGCCTGGCGGCCAAGCGTCCGGACCTGGCCGGCCTGATGGAACTGGGCGACGTCGTACCGCGGGAATGGCAGCACGAGCTCGGCCAGGTCTGGATCCGCGGCATGCCCTTCGTGAACGAGGTCGTGTGGTTTCATAAAGCGTCGGCGACGCTGATCATGACCGACGTGCTGCAGTGCTGGGGCGGCGAACTCGATTGGCGAACCGCCCTGTATGCGCGCCTGACCGGCGTGCGCGGGCGCCTCGACCTGCCGCGCACGGTGCGCCTCGTGACGCGCGACCGCGTGCTGGCGGCAGGCAGCGCGCGCATGATCCTGCAATGGCCGTTCACGCGGGTGATCACGGCGCACAACAGCATCGTCGAGCGGGATGCGCACGCGCTGGTCGAGCGTGCGTTCGCCCACCTCGGGGCTTAG